Proteins from a single region of Flaviflexus salsibiostraticola:
- a CDS encoding Na+/H+ antiporter subunit E has protein sequence MTESNARISIRRATYRPGRFPYATGGMLIWLTIVWTLLWGEVSTGNVVAGFLLALLLTTLTPLPAATFDGRFRPLALLRLVAVFIYEIVKASTEIAVYAIMGRHPKGAVIRVQSRGHSDVFLTMLAGMTSLVPGSVVVDVHAASGTLYIHVFDIEMAGGLEAAHQAVLDQEERILRAFASHDQLIDAGFVPGWRMGERLPVPYAPPAGEES, from the coding sequence ATGACCGAGTCGAACGCACGCATCTCCATCCGCCGCGCCACCTACCGGCCCGGCCGGTTCCCGTACGCGACGGGCGGCATGCTCATCTGGCTGACAATCGTGTGGACGCTCCTGTGGGGCGAGGTGAGCACCGGCAACGTCGTCGCCGGCTTCCTCCTTGCCCTCCTCCTCACGACCCTCACACCGCTGCCGGCCGCGACCTTCGACGGTCGGTTCCGGCCGCTTGCCCTCCTGAGGCTCGTCGCCGTCTTCATCTACGAAATCGTCAAGGCGTCGACGGAGATCGCCGTCTACGCGATCATGGGCAGACACCCGAAGGGCGCCGTCATCCGTGTCCAGTCCCGCGGCCACTCCGACGTATTCCTCACGATGCTGGCGGGCATGACCTCGCTCGTGCCCGGCTCGGTTGTCGTCGACGTCCATGCCGCCTCCGGCACCCTCTACATCCACGTCTTCGACATTGAGATGGCGGGCGGGCTCGAGGCCGCCCACCAGGCCGTGCTCGACCAGGAGGAGAGGATCCTCCGCGCCTTCGCCTCGCACGACCAGCTCATCGACGCCGGCTTCGTGCCGGGCTGGCGGATGGGGGAGCGCCTGCCCGTCCCCTACGCACCCCCGGCAGGAGAGGAATCATGA
- a CDS encoding Na+/H+ antiporter subunit D translates to MNWLVAIPVVLPLLGAGITLAFSTYRRVQWLISVTILTISLATSFALVVLVNDGPLVFDVGDWAAPVGITLVADRLSALMLLVSVAVTLAVLIYSLAQGVEDGEEAAPTAVYHPAYLILSAGVSNAFLTGDLFNLFVGFETLLAASFVLITMGGTRARIRSGTVYVVVSMLSSIIFLIAIAMTYAATGTLSFAQLATRLQEIDPGVSLALQAMLLVAFGIKAALFPLHAWLPDSYPTAPAPVTAVFAGLLTKVGVYAIIRTQVLLFPQGRLDDVLAVLAIATMVIGILGAVTQRDIKRMLSFTLVSHIGFMIWGISISTEAGLAATIYYVIHHITVQTALFLVAGLIERHGGSTSLQRLGSIAKTAPVIAALYLIPALGLAGIPPMTGFLGKVGLISASADSGQTIDWWLIGAGLVTSLLTLYAVLRAWNLAFWQDPEEEVEPKRIPFGMYGAAGGLVAMSLAIAAFAGPIYAYAERAATDLERRGPYIVAVLPDGDRGTGISDDVSDPGTADRVADDEEAGE, encoded by the coding sequence GTGAACTGGCTCGTCGCAATCCCCGTTGTCCTACCCCTCCTCGGGGCCGGCATCACGCTCGCCTTCTCCACCTATCGGCGGGTCCAGTGGCTCATCTCCGTCACGATCCTCACGATCTCTCTGGCGACGTCGTTCGCGCTTGTCGTCCTCGTCAACGACGGCCCGCTCGTCTTCGATGTGGGCGACTGGGCGGCGCCCGTCGGCATCACCCTCGTCGCGGACCGCCTATCGGCCCTCATGCTCCTCGTCTCGGTCGCGGTCACCCTCGCGGTCCTCATCTACTCCCTTGCCCAGGGCGTCGAGGACGGGGAGGAGGCGGCGCCGACCGCCGTCTATCACCCGGCCTACCTCATCCTGTCCGCGGGCGTGTCGAACGCCTTCCTCACGGGCGACCTGTTCAATCTCTTCGTCGGCTTCGAGACGCTGCTCGCCGCCTCCTTCGTCCTCATCACCATGGGAGGGACGCGGGCGAGGATCAGGTCCGGCACCGTCTATGTCGTCGTCTCGATGCTCTCGTCGATCATCTTCCTCATCGCGATCGCGATGACGTATGCGGCGACGGGTACGCTGAGCTTCGCCCAGCTCGCCACGAGGCTGCAGGAGATCGACCCGGGTGTCAGCCTCGCCCTTCAGGCGATGCTCCTCGTCGCCTTCGGCATCAAGGCGGCGCTGTTCCCGCTGCACGCCTGGCTGCCCGACTCCTACCCGACGGCGCCGGCACCCGTGACGGCCGTGTTCGCGGGCCTGCTGACGAAGGTCGGCGTGTACGCGATCATCCGCACGCAGGTGCTGCTCTTCCCCCAGGGCAGGCTCGATGACGTACTGGCCGTGCTGGCGATCGCAACGATGGTGATCGGCATCCTCGGCGCCGTCACCCAGCGCGACATCAAGCGCATGCTCTCATTCACGCTTGTCTCCCACATCGGCTTCATGATCTGGGGCATCTCGATCTCGACCGAGGCGGGCCTGGCCGCGACGATCTACTACGTCATCCACCACATCACGGTCCAGACGGCCCTCTTCCTCGTCGCCGGCCTCATCGAGCGGCACGGTGGATCGACGTCGCTCCAACGACTCGGATCGATCGCGAAGACGGCCCCCGTCATCGCCGCCCTTTACCTCATCCCGGCACTTGGCCTGGCCGGGATCCCGCCGATGACAGGATTCCTCGGCAAGGTCGGCCTCATCTCCGCCTCTGCGGACAGCGGGCAGACCATCGACTGGTGGCTGATCGGCGCGGGTCTCGTCACCTCGCTCCTCACGCTGTACGCGGTGTTGCGGGCCTGGAACCTCGCCTTCTGGCAGGACCCGGAGGAGGAGGTCGAGCCGAAGAGGATCCCGTTCGGCATGTACGGCGCGGCCGGCGGGCTCGTCGCCATGTCGCTCGCCATCGCCGCCTTCGCCGGACCGATCTATGCTTACGCAGAGCGGGCTGCAACGGATCTCGAGCGCCGCGGCCCCTACATCGTCGCCGTCCTGCCCGACGGCGACCGGGGCACGGGGATCTCGGATGATGTGAGCGACCCGGGCACCGCGGACAGGGTGGCTGACGATGAGGAGGCTGGCGAATGA
- a CDS encoding Na(+)/H(+) antiporter subunit C — MMIDTTPSLSLVILAAVLVAVGVYLILERSLSRIVLGFSSLANGVNIAFLVAGGRAGAPPLVGEAPAEEMSDPLTQAMMLTAIVITMGTTAFMLALAYRSWQLDGNDEVQDDIEDKRLAAMAERDERLVRDEQNQIDDAVAETFDETQDDSISVGDDR, encoded by the coding sequence ATGATGATCGATACGACCCCCTCCCTCAGCCTCGTCATTCTCGCGGCGGTGCTCGTCGCCGTCGGCGTCTACCTCATCCTCGAGCGGTCCCTGTCCCGCATCGTCCTCGGCTTCTCCTCCCTGGCGAATGGCGTTAACATCGCCTTCCTCGTTGCGGGTGGCCGGGCTGGTGCGCCCCCGCTGGTCGGCGAGGCGCCCGCCGAGGAGATGTCGGACCCGCTCACTCAGGCGATGATGCTGACCGCGATCGTCATCACCATGGGTACGACAGCCTTCATGCTCGCGCTCGCCTACCGGTCCTGGCAGCTCGACGGCAATGATGAGGTTCAGGACGATATCGAGGACAAGAGATTGGCGGCCATGGCGGAGCGCGACGAGCGGCTTGTTCGAGACGAGCAGAATCAGATTGATGACGCGGTGGCTGAAACCTTCGACGAAACCCAGGATGACTCGATCTCGGTGGGGGATGATCGGTGA
- a CDS encoding Na+/H+ antiporter subunit A yields MIELLIAFGVVALAMPAVMKWLGREGFFVAALVPLAGFVWTVAQGPAVLEGSYPQQTLTWVPELGLAGDFRLDTLSWVMSLLVTGIGALVLIYSARYFSRTASGLGRFAAFFVAFAGAMFGLVTTDNTLIMYIMWELTTVFSFLLIGHYRDRRASRRAAMEAIIVTTAGGLAMLGGIILLGELPSGSYSFTDLVSAASAGTLLDGAPAGVGTGYVTTAVVLLLLGALSKSAIFPFHFWLPAAMAAPTPTSAYLHAAAMVKAGVYLVARLAPGFAQMDVWLWIIIPAGLFTMLLGGYRALRQNDTKLVLAYGTVSQLGFMLVLVGYGTAEVALAGLAVLTAHALFKSALFLSVGIVDWMTGTRDLRELSGIGRRRPLLAAAAGFAVLSMAGIPPFAGYVGKEAALHALTYGGTLDLVVAWTIVLGSILTLAYGLRFWWGCFWDKPGVEPTELKNRSAIIIIPPVILAAASLILGLLPSWWESLLIGHADLYPGESGHLTLWAGFGLAVVMTGSIIVGGIILFAVRKPFEKVQRRAAVPFSAEGAYRRIVVGLEHFAGDVTARVQSGSQPMYLSIILATAALAGTGALVFGDTAVDLDYRWYDTAFQVPVVIIACVSAVLAARARRRLKAVLLLSISGYSVALIYELHGAPDLALTQVLVETITLFVFVLVLRRLPAYFSNRPMATSRWFRAGLGIVVGACVGAFAFFAANARQHPPVSSYFPSEAYDFGYGKNIVNVALVDMRAWDTMGEISVVAACAIGVASLLFIRDRQGRIDPRRNIAKPDTKYRVWLRPQEDDQIRRAAEQLDAQLQERQVRVPGRNRRWLPAASTLATPRRSVIFEVGTRLIYHTMLMGSLFLLFSGHNLPGGGFAGGLLAGIALTMRYLAGGRYELGAAMPLHPGILMGSGLMVATLSGLAPIILGGTTLESAKFDLVMPIFGEVKFATAIIFDVGVYLVVVGLVLEILRSLGAEVDRHGELEGLDDDGSVVPTPKDDRRKEAVTLREAKESST; encoded by the coding sequence ATGATCGAGCTGCTCATTGCTTTCGGGGTAGTTGCACTCGCAATGCCGGCAGTGATGAAGTGGCTCGGCCGAGAAGGCTTCTTCGTCGCGGCGCTCGTCCCCCTCGCTGGATTCGTGTGGACGGTCGCCCAGGGTCCGGCGGTGCTCGAGGGCAGCTATCCGCAACAGACCCTCACATGGGTGCCCGAACTCGGGCTCGCCGGAGACTTCCGGCTCGACACCCTCTCGTGGGTCATGTCGCTCCTCGTCACCGGTATCGGTGCGCTCGTCCTCATCTATTCCGCCCGCTACTTCTCACGCACAGCGAGCGGCCTCGGCCGATTCGCGGCCTTCTTCGTCGCCTTCGCCGGCGCCATGTTCGGCCTCGTCACGACCGACAACACGCTCATCATGTACATCATGTGGGAGCTGACGACGGTCTTCTCCTTCCTCCTCATCGGGCACTACCGCGACCGCCGCGCATCGCGCCGGGCGGCGATGGAGGCGATCATCGTCACGACCGCGGGCGGGCTCGCCATGCTCGGCGGGATCATCCTCCTCGGCGAGCTGCCCAGCGGCTCTTATTCCTTCACCGATCTAGTCAGCGCCGCCTCTGCCGGAACCCTCCTCGACGGCGCCCCGGCCGGTGTCGGCACCGGCTACGTGACGACCGCCGTCGTCCTCCTTCTGCTCGGCGCCCTGTCGAAGTCCGCGATCTTCCCCTTCCACTTCTGGCTGCCGGCGGCGATGGCGGCGCCGACTCCGACGTCCGCGTACCTGCATGCCGCCGCGATGGTCAAGGCCGGTGTCTACCTCGTCGCCCGCCTCGCACCGGGATTCGCGCAGATGGATGTGTGGCTGTGGATCATCATCCCCGCGGGTCTGTTCACGATGCTCCTCGGCGGGTACCGCGCGCTCCGCCAGAACGACACGAAGCTCGTCCTCGCCTACGGCACCGTCTCCCAGCTCGGCTTCATGCTCGTCCTCGTCGGCTACGGCACGGCCGAGGTCGCGCTCGCCGGCCTCGCGGTCCTCACCGCCCACGCGCTCTTCAAGTCCGCGCTCTTCCTCAGTGTCGGCATCGTCGACTGGATGACGGGTACCCGCGACCTGCGGGAGCTCAGCGGCATCGGCCGTCGCCGGCCCCTGCTCGCCGCCGCCGCTGGTTTCGCGGTCCTCTCGATGGCGGGAATCCCGCCCTTCGCCGGGTATGTCGGCAAGGAGGCGGCCCTCCACGCCTTGACCTACGGCGGAACGCTCGACCTCGTCGTCGCCTGGACGATCGTCCTCGGCTCGATCCTCACCCTCGCCTACGGACTGAGGTTCTGGTGGGGCTGCTTCTGGGACAAGCCCGGTGTGGAGCCGACCGAGCTGAAGAACCGCTCCGCCATCATCATCATTCCGCCGGTCATCCTCGCCGCCGCCTCTCTCATCCTCGGCCTCCTCCCGAGCTGGTGGGAGTCCCTCCTCATCGGGCACGCGGACCTCTACCCGGGCGAGTCCGGCCACCTCACTCTCTGGGCCGGCTTCGGCCTCGCGGTTGTCATGACCGGAAGCATCATCGTCGGCGGCATCATCCTCTTCGCCGTGCGGAAGCCATTCGAGAAGGTCCAACGCCGGGCCGCTGTCCCATTCTCAGCCGAGGGCGCGTATCGCCGGATCGTCGTCGGGCTCGAACACTTTGCGGGCGATGTGACGGCCCGCGTCCAATCGGGCTCGCAGCCCATGTACCTGTCGATCATCCTCGCGACAGCGGCACTCGCGGGCACCGGCGCACTCGTCTTCGGGGACACCGCCGTCGACTTGGATTACCGATGGTATGACACGGCTTTCCAGGTTCCGGTCGTCATCATCGCCTGCGTCTCCGCCGTCCTCGCGGCACGGGCGAGGAGGCGCCTCAAGGCGGTCCTCCTGCTCAGCATCTCCGGCTACAGCGTCGCCCTCATCTACGAGCTCCACGGCGCACCCGACCTCGCCCTCACCCAGGTCCTCGTCGAGACGATCACTCTTTTCGTATTCGTCCTCGTGCTGCGGCGCCTGCCCGCCTACTTCTCGAACAGGCCGATGGCGACGTCCCGCTGGTTCCGGGCGGGCCTTGGCATTGTCGTCGGCGCCTGCGTCGGTGCCTTCGCCTTCTTCGCCGCCAATGCCCGCCAGCATCCGCCCGTCTCGTCGTACTTCCCGAGTGAGGCCTACGACTTCGGCTACGGCAAGAACATCGTCAACGTGGCCCTCGTCGATATGCGCGCCTGGGACACGATGGGGGAGATCTCTGTTGTCGCCGCGTGCGCCATCGGCGTGGCCTCGCTCCTCTTCATCCGCGACCGTCAGGGCAGGATCGACCCCCGCCGCAACATCGCAAAGCCGGACACGAAGTACCGCGTGTGGCTGCGCCCGCAGGAGGACGACCAGATCCGGCGCGCGGCGGAGCAGCTTGATGCTCAGCTGCAGGAGCGCCAGGTCCGCGTACCCGGCCGGAACCGCCGGTGGCTCCCTGCGGCGAGCACGCTCGCCACGCCCCGCCGCTCCGTCATCTTCGAGGTGGGCACCCGGCTCATCTACCACACGATGCTCATGGGCTCGCTCTTCCTCCTCTTCTCGGGCCACAACCTGCCGGGCGGCGGCTTCGCGGGAGGCCTCCTTGCGGGGATCGCTCTGACGATGAGGTACCTGGCGGGCGGCCGCTACGAGCTCGGCGCGGCGATGCCGCTCCACCCCGGCATCCTCATGGGCTCCGGGCTTATGGTCGCCACGCTCTCCGGGCTGGCGCCCATCATCCTCGGCGGGACAACGCTCGAGTCCGCCAAGTTCGACCTGGTCATGCCGATCTTCGGCGAGGTCAAGTTCGCGACCGCCATCATCTTCGACGTCGGCGTCTATCTCGTCGTCGTCGGGCTCGTCCTCGAGATCCTCCGCTCGCTCGGAGCCGAGGTCGATCGCCACGGCGAGCTCGAGGGCCTCGATGATGATGGCTCGGTTGTGCCGACCCCGAAGGACGACAGACGAAAGGAAGCCGTGACATTGCGCGAGGCCAAGGAGAGCTCGACATGA
- a CDS encoding (Fe-S)-binding protein, whose product MLPTWSLAIVGAIAAICVAVFVRGLLRIVGMTRMGTSAPDRLTPVGPRLWRVVKETLSHEQFKHRPWVRAAHWVVMLSFPILAFTLITAFFQLADPGWTMPVLGDFAPWGWLVEAFAWAGLIGGIHLTLVRTRTGRRGEPTDVLETGDGFPTTSRFFGSVNWQARYVEFTIVGVVACVIIIRGADYAYLGGDVIDFPLTFWIGSLMGGLSQAALGWIITIVSALKLAMSLAWLVVIGLVPSMGVAWHRFLALVNVYAQTNADGGPALGPLPDLYVDGTPLRMDSVEDLDEDATLGISTVSDISWKGLLDTATCTECGRCQDLCPAWNSAKPLSPKLLVTTVRDHAFASAPFAKAAASLEDVHSGDLLGALLDADAIGEHIERTPDAPLMPNVVTPDVLWGCTMCGACVDQCPVDIEHLDLIIGLRRNQVLMESAFPAELGKMFTGMENKGNPWGLNPRKRLDWAKGLDFEVPQVGVDVESAADVDYLFWVGCAGAFDDRAKKTSAAVAELLHTAGVSFAVLGDGESCTGDPARRAGNEVLFQMLAEQNIETLNEVGATKIVVSCAHCFNTIAKEYPQLGGHYTVLHHTQLLNRLVRDGRLTPVPPSEEERKTITYHDPCFLGRHNNIYSPPRELLGDVREMELTRERAMCCGAGGAHAFFEDKNGEPISAMRTRQAMATGAEVIATACPFCTTMLNDGVRGEGADIEVKDVSLLLLEGVRRGQES is encoded by the coding sequence GTGCTCCCTACCTGGTCTCTTGCCATCGTCGGTGCCATCGCTGCCATCTGCGTCGCGGTCTTCGTGCGCGGGCTTCTGCGGATCGTCGGAATGACCCGCATGGGCACCTCGGCGCCCGACCGCCTGACGCCGGTCGGCCCCCGCCTGTGGCGGGTCGTCAAGGAGACCCTCTCCCACGAGCAGTTCAAGCATCGGCCCTGGGTCCGCGCGGCCCACTGGGTGGTCATGCTGTCCTTCCCCATCCTTGCCTTCACCCTCATCACCGCCTTCTTCCAGCTCGCCGATCCGGGGTGGACGATGCCGGTGCTCGGCGACTTCGCCCCGTGGGGCTGGCTCGTCGAGGCCTTCGCGTGGGCCGGCCTCATCGGCGGCATCCACCTCACCCTCGTCCGCACCCGGACGGGCCGACGCGGCGAGCCCACGGACGTTCTCGAGACCGGCGACGGATTCCCGACGACATCCCGGTTCTTCGGCTCCGTCAACTGGCAGGCCCGCTACGTCGAGTTCACGATCGTCGGCGTCGTCGCCTGCGTCATCATCATCCGCGGAGCCGACTACGCCTACCTCGGCGGCGACGTCATCGACTTCCCCCTGACGTTCTGGATCGGGTCGCTCATGGGCGGCCTCTCCCAGGCCGCGCTCGGCTGGATCATCACGATCGTCTCCGCCCTCAAGCTCGCCATGTCCCTCGCCTGGCTCGTCGTCATCGGCCTCGTCCCGTCGATGGGTGTCGCGTGGCACCGCTTCCTCGCGCTCGTCAACGTCTACGCGCAGACCAATGCCGATGGCGGGCCGGCCCTCGGGCCGCTGCCCGATCTCTACGTCGACGGCACGCCGCTGCGGATGGACAGCGTCGAGGATCTCGATGAGGATGCGACACTCGGCATCTCCACCGTCTCCGACATCTCGTGGAAGGGTCTCCTCGACACCGCGACGTGTACGGAATGCGGACGCTGCCAGGATCTGTGCCCCGCCTGGAACTCGGCCAAGCCGCTCTCCCCCAAGCTTCTCGTCACGACGGTGCGCGACCATGCCTTCGCCTCGGCGCCGTTCGCGAAGGCCGCCGCCTCGCTCGAGGATGTCCACAGTGGGGACCTGCTCGGCGCCCTCCTCGACGCCGATGCGATCGGCGAGCACATCGAGCGGACACCCGATGCCCCCCTCATGCCGAATGTCGTGACCCCCGATGTGCTGTGGGGCTGCACGATGTGCGGCGCGTGCGTCGATCAGTGCCCCGTCGATATCGAGCATCTCGACCTCATCATCGGCCTGCGCCGCAACCAGGTCCTCATGGAATCGGCCTTCCCCGCCGAGCTCGGCAAGATGTTCACCGGCATGGAGAACAAGGGCAACCCGTGGGGCCTCAATCCCCGCAAGAGGCTCGACTGGGCGAAGGGTCTTGACTTCGAGGTCCCGCAGGTCGGGGTCGACGTCGAGTCGGCGGCCGACGTCGACTACCTGTTCTGGGTCGGCTGCGCCGGCGCGTTCGACGATCGGGCGAAGAAGACCTCGGCCGCGGTCGCCGAACTCCTCCACACCGCGGGCGTGTCGTTCGCCGTCCTCGGGGACGGTGAGTCCTGCACGGGCGACCCTGCCCGGCGCGCCGGCAACGAGGTGCTCTTCCAGATGCTGGCCGAGCAGAACATTGAGACGCTCAACGAGGTCGGGGCGACGAAGATCGTCGTCTCCTGCGCCCACTGCTTCAACACGATCGCCAAGGAATACCCGCAGCTCGGCGGCCACTACACGGTTCTCCACCACACCCAGCTGCTCAACCGCCTCGTGCGCGATGGCAGGCTGACGCCGGTCCCACCCTCAGAGGAGGAGCGGAAGACCATCACCTATCACGACCCCTGCTTCCTCGGCCGCCACAACAACATCTACAGTCCGCCCCGCGAGCTGCTCGGCGACGTCAGGGAAATGGAGCTGACGCGCGAGCGCGCCATGTGCTGCGGCGCGGGCGGCGCCCACGCCTTCTTCGAGGACAAGAATGGTGAGCCCATCTCGGCGATGAGGACGAGGCAGGCGATGGCAACCGGGGCCGAGGTCATCGCGACCGCCTGCCCCTTCTGCACCACGATGCTGAACGATGGCGTCCGCGGCGAAGGGGCCGATATCGAGGTCAAGGACGTGTCGCTCCTCCTCCTCGAGGGCGTCCGGCGCGGTCAGGAGTCCTAG
- a CDS encoding AEC family transporter encodes MAVSAPFFALILLGYLAARFGLLPMAALPGLNTFVLYFALTAMLFRLGSQTPTADLLNPWVMATWLGAALICLALAIVPGLKAGVSWRDASFGGLATASPNMGFMGIPLLIALLGADALGPLMPVMIIDIVVIQSLVIALAQRGIGAGTPRWRKAAGTARQVLANPLVWAIVAGAAWGTTGWSMPGPIDQTISLLADAATPTALFTIGGVLAREQATATGITSRATQAYIGWLTAVKLLALPAAVWLIGQAVGLAGPFEELTALVLIAALPTAANSSILAERFGADNAVVASVILTSTAAGFITFNAIAALLVA; translated from the coding sequence GTGGCAGTGAGTGCGCCGTTCTTCGCGCTCATCCTCCTCGGATATCTCGCCGCCCGGTTCGGGCTGCTGCCGATGGCGGCGCTGCCCGGCCTCAACACCTTCGTCCTCTATTTTGCGCTGACCGCGATGCTGTTCCGGCTCGGATCCCAGACCCCCACAGCCGACCTCCTCAACCCGTGGGTGATGGCGACCTGGCTCGGAGCCGCGCTCATCTGCCTCGCGCTCGCGATCGTGCCCGGGCTCAAAGCCGGGGTCAGCTGGCGCGACGCCTCCTTCGGCGGCCTGGCCACCGCCTCTCCGAACATGGGGTTCATGGGGATTCCCCTCCTCATCGCCCTCCTCGGAGCAGACGCCCTCGGGCCGCTCATGCCCGTCATGATCATCGACATCGTTGTCATCCAATCCCTCGTCATCGCCCTCGCACAGCGCGGCATTGGGGCGGGGACACCGCGATGGAGGAAGGCGGCGGGCACGGCCCGCCAGGTCCTTGCCAACCCCCTCGTCTGGGCGATCGTCGCCGGCGCGGCATGGGGCACCACCGGATGGTCGATGCCGGGTCCCATCGATCAGACCATCTCGCTCCTCGCCGATGCGGCGACCCCCACAGCCCTCTTCACGATCGGGGGCGTCCTCGCCCGAGAGCAGGCAACCGCCACGGGGATCACGAGCCGCGCGACGCAGGCGTACATCGGCTGGCTCACCGCGGTCAAGCTCCTGGCCCTGCCCGCCGCCGTCTGGCTCATCGGCCAGGCCGTCGGGCTCGCAGGGCCATTCGAGGAGCTCACCGCCCTCGTCCTCATCGCAGCCCTGCCCACCGCCGCGAACTCCTCGATCCTCGCCGAGCGCTTCGGCGCCGACAACGCCGTCGTCGCCTCGGTCATCCTCACCTCGACCGCCGCCGGCTTCATCACCTTCAACGCGATCGCCGCCCTCCTCGTGGCATAG
- a CDS encoding GNAT family N-acetyltransferase: MDWRSRDLGMGDADGVLEAFRSSDDMDRQGHVVSMETAQLYVGRLLGEGFRTRVAADRDTDRVLALAGAQLDRANASAWIFYWAHARARGAGITSQLVRDFCNDLLQDDLHRLELGFRVDNPASARVAERAGFVIEGREREKFLVEGERIDVITCGRLATDPWPGTGL, from the coding sequence ATGGACTGGCGCAGCAGGGATCTTGGCATGGGTGATGCGGACGGTGTCCTCGAGGCCTTCCGATCGAGCGATGACATGGACCGCCAGGGCCACGTCGTGTCGATGGAGACGGCCCAGCTCTACGTCGGCCGACTCCTGGGCGAGGGCTTCCGCACCCGCGTCGCCGCCGACCGTGACACCGACCGGGTCCTTGCCCTCGCCGGCGCCCAACTCGACCGCGCCAATGCGAGCGCCTGGATCTTCTACTGGGCACATGCCCGCGCCCGGGGCGCGGGCATCACCTCCCAGCTCGTGCGGGACTTCTGCAACGATCTCCTGCAGGACGACCTCCATCGCCTCGAGCTCGGCTTTCGGGTCGATAACCCCGCCTCCGCACGAGTTGCCGAGCGTGCCGGCTTCGTCATCGAGGGCCGCGAGCGCGAGAAGTTCCTCGTCGAGGGCGAGCGGATCGATGTCATCACCTGCGGGCGTCTGGCCACCGATCCGTGGCCGGGGACCGGCCTCTGA